A genomic region of Leptotrichia massiliensis contains the following coding sequences:
- the glgP gene encoding glycogen/starch/alpha-glucan family phosphorylase, which translates to MNYNFTDFLQKRNEKQISEMTNQEIYYKLLEYVKERADEKTANKSKKKIYYISAEFLIGKLLSNNLINLGIYKEVREELKAAGKNLSHIEEVETEPSLGNGGLGRLASCFVDSMSTLGINGEGVGLNYHCGLFKQVFKNNEQKAEANYWIEDQSWLRDTNIGYEIKFKNFSLHSKLKRIDILGYEKDTKNYLNLFDIESIDYNLIENGISFDEENIEKNLTLFLYPDDSTKKGELLRIYQQYFMVSNAARLIIAEATEKGSNIHDLADYAFVQINDTHPSMVIPELIRIMTEEHNISFEEATEIVTKMTGYTNHTILAEALEKWPLDYLEEVVPNIVEIIKKLDEVIKGKYSDEKVQIIDEQNRVHMANMDIHFSSSVNGVAYLHTEILKNSELKEFYEIYPDKFNNKTNGITFRRWLESCNEDLADYLKELIGTGYLTDAENLKELLKYVDDKNVYEKLSQIKHENKIKLKKYLQHTQGIVIDENSIIDTQIKRFHEYKRQQMNALYVIKKYLDIKNGKLPERKITVLFGGKAAPAYIIAQDIIHLILCLSEIINNDPEVNKYLNVYLVENYNVGLAEKIIPATDISEQISLASKEASGTGNMKFMLNGALTLGTMDGANVEIHELVGDDNIYIFGKHSDDIIELYETSGYVSKDYYIQDGIKEVVDFITSDELIKVGNKERLERLQNELINKDWFMTLIDFEDYYNTKERMFKDYENKDLWYKQVINNIAKAGFFSSDRTIAQYENEIWKTK; encoded by the coding sequence GTGAACTACAATTTTACAGATTTTTTACAAAAAAGAAATGAAAAACAAATAAGTGAAATGACAAATCAAGAAATTTACTATAAATTACTTGAATATGTTAAAGAAAGAGCAGATGAAAAAACTGCAAACAAATCTAAAAAGAAAATATATTATATTTCTGCAGAATTCTTAATTGGAAAATTATTATCAAATAATTTGATTAATTTAGGAATTTATAAGGAAGTAAGGGAAGAATTGAAAGCTGCAGGAAAAAACTTGAGCCATATTGAAGAAGTAGAAACTGAACCTTCATTAGGAAACGGTGGACTTGGAAGACTTGCTTCATGCTTTGTTGATTCGATGTCAACTTTAGGAATTAATGGAGAAGGAGTCGGACTTAACTATCACTGCGGACTGTTTAAGCAAGTTTTCAAGAACAATGAGCAAAAAGCTGAGGCAAACTACTGGATAGAAGACCAAAGTTGGCTAAGAGATACAAACATTGGATATGAAATTAAATTCAAAAACTTCAGTTTACATTCAAAATTAAAAAGAATTGATATTTTAGGATATGAAAAAGATACAAAAAATTATTTGAATTTGTTTGATATTGAGAGCATTGACTACAATTTGATAGAAAATGGAATATCATTCGATGAAGAAAATATTGAAAAAAATCTAACATTATTCCTATATCCTGACGACAGTACAAAAAAAGGGGAATTGTTACGTATTTATCAACAATATTTCATGGTATCAAATGCAGCAAGATTGATTATTGCTGAAGCAACTGAAAAAGGAAGCAATATTCACGATTTAGCAGACTATGCCTTCGTTCAAATTAACGATACACACCCAAGTATGGTAATTCCTGAATTAATTCGTATTATGACAGAAGAGCATAATATTTCTTTTGAAGAAGCAACAGAAATTGTAACAAAAATGACAGGATATACAAATCATACAATTTTAGCAGAAGCATTGGAAAAATGGCCTTTAGACTATCTAGAAGAAGTTGTGCCGAACATTGTTGAAATTATAAAAAAACTGGATGAAGTTATTAAAGGTAAATATTCAGATGAAAAAGTACAAATTATAGATGAGCAAAACAGAGTTCACATGGCAAATATGGATATTCATTTTTCTTCAAGTGTAAACGGAGTTGCTTACTTGCATACTGAAATCTTGAAAAATAGTGAACTTAAGGAATTTTATGAAATTTATCCTGATAAATTTAATAACAAGACAAACGGGATTACATTCAGAAGATGGCTTGAAAGCTGTAACGAAGACTTGGCAGACTACTTGAAAGAATTAATTGGCACAGGATACTTGACAGATGCTGAAAATCTAAAAGAACTTTTAAAATATGTTGATGATAAGAATGTTTATGAAAAATTATCACAAATTAAACATGAAAATAAAATTAAATTGAAAAAATATTTACAGCATACGCAAGGAATTGTTATTGATGAAAACAGTATCATTGATACTCAAATTAAGAGATTCCATGAATACAAACGTCAACAAATGAATGCTTTGTATGTAATTAAAAAATACTTAGACATTAAAAATGGAAAATTACCAGAAAGAAAGATAACAGTATTATTCGGTGGAAAAGCTGCACCAGCTTATATCATTGCTCAAGACATAATCCACTTAATACTTTGCCTATCAGAAATAATAAACAACGACCCAGAAGTAAACAAATACTTAAATGTTTACCTAGTTGAAAACTACAATGTAGGATTAGCTGAAAAAATTATTCCAGCAACAGATATTTCTGAGCAAATCTCGCTTGCTTCAAAAGAAGCCAGTGGAACTGGAAATATGAAATTTATGCTAAATGGAGCATTAACTCTTGGAACGATGGATGGAGCAAATGTGGAAATTCATGAACTTGTAGGTGACGATAATATCTATATTTTCGGAAAACATAGTGATGATATAATAGAATTATACGAAACTTCTGGTTATGTTTCAAAAGATTACTACATTCAAGATGGAATAAAAGAAGTAGTTGATTTCATAACTTCTGATGAATTAATAAAAGTAGGAAACAAAGAAAGATTAGAAAGACTTCAAAATGAATTAATAAACAAAGACTGGTTCATGACGTTAATCGACTTTGAAGATTATTACAACACAAAAGAAAGAATGTTTAAAGATTATGAAAACAAAGACTTGTGGTACAAACAAGTAATAAATAACATAGCAAAAGCAGGATTCTTCTCATCAGATAGAACAATCGCACAATATGAAAATGAAATTTGGAAAACTAAATAA
- a CDS encoding transketolase family protein: MEKKSTRVAYGEALVKLGKVNKDVVVLEADLSKSTMTAYFKKEFPEKHINVGIAEADMIGTAAGIATTGKIPFASTFAHFAAGRAFDQIRNSVAYPQLNVKICPTHAGVSLGEDGGSHQSVEDMALMRAIPGMVVLSPADAVETEKMVFAAAEYKGPVYVRLGRLNIPVLFDENYKFEIGKAATLTEGKDVAILATGLMVSEALEAAKLLEEKGVKARVVNVSTIKPLDTETVLKAAKECKFIVTSEEHSVIGGLGSAVSEYLSEVHPTKVVKHGIQDVFGQSADGETMLTNYGLRAKDIAEIVLKNL; this comes from the coding sequence ATGGAAAAAAAATCAACTAGAGTGGCTTATGGAGAAGCGTTAGTTAAATTGGGAAAAGTAAATAAAGATGTGGTAGTGCTGGAAGCAGACTTGTCAAAATCAACAATGACTGCGTATTTTAAAAAAGAGTTTCCAGAAAAACATATAAATGTGGGGATTGCAGAAGCTGATATGATTGGAACAGCGGCAGGTATTGCAACGACTGGAAAAATACCGTTTGCCTCAACTTTTGCACATTTTGCGGCTGGACGTGCTTTTGATCAGATTAGAAACTCGGTGGCGTATCCACAATTGAATGTTAAAATTTGTCCAACTCACGCAGGGGTTTCGTTAGGAGAAGATGGAGGTTCGCACCAGTCAGTTGAGGATATGGCTTTAATGCGTGCAATTCCAGGAATGGTAGTGCTATCGCCAGCAGATGCAGTAGAAACTGAAAAAATGGTCTTTGCGGCGGCTGAATACAAAGGGCCTGTATATGTAAGGCTTGGAAGACTAAATATACCAGTATTATTTGATGAAAACTATAAATTTGAAATAGGGAAAGCTGCAACTTTAACAGAAGGAAAGGATGTAGCAATATTAGCGACTGGCCTTATGGTATCAGAAGCTCTTGAGGCGGCGAAATTACTAGAAGAAAAAGGAGTAAAAGCAAGAGTGGTAAATGTTTCTACGATAAAACCTTTAGACACAGAAACAGTTCTAAAAGCAGCAAAAGAATGTAAATTTATTGTAACAAGTGAAGAACATTCAGTAATTGGAGGGCTTGGAAGTGCAGTTTCAGAATACTTGTCAGAAGTTCATCCAACAAAAGTTGTAAAACATGGAATACAGGATGTTTTTGGACAAAGTGCGGATGGAGAGACTATGCTTACAAATTACGGGCTTAGAGCGAAGGATATTGCAGAAATTGTCTTGAAAAATTTATAA
- a CDS encoding transketolase: protein MKIEDLQKKAKTLRKDIIEMIYRAKSGHPGGSLSIADILAVLYWKEMNIDPKNPKMENRDRLVLSKGHAAPALYAALIEKGFLGDEGKSLIPTLRKWHSPLQGHPDMKKLAGVEMSTGSLGQGLSAANGMALSAKIYNNDFRVYTILGDGELQEGQVWEAVMTAAHYKLDNLVAIVDYNNLQIDGKVSDVMDVAPVGEKFKAFKWNVIEIDGHNYEEIINALDTARTVKGKPTVIVANTVKGKGVSFMENNAGFHGAAPNDEEYSKAMEELS from the coding sequence ATGAAAATTGAAGATTTGCAAAAAAAGGCAAAAACATTGAGAAAAGATATTATTGAAATGATTTACAGGGCAAAATCAGGACATCCAGGAGGATCACTTTCAATTGCTGATATTTTGGCTGTGCTTTACTGGAAGGAAATGAATATTGACCCAAAAAATCCAAAAATGGAAAACAGAGACAGATTAGTTCTTAGTAAGGGGCATGCTGCTCCTGCACTGTATGCGGCCTTGATTGAAAAAGGATTTTTAGGCGATGAAGGAAAGAGCCTTATTCCGACACTTAGAAAATGGCACTCTCCGCTTCAAGGACATCCTGATATGAAAAAACTGGCTGGAGTTGAAATGTCAACAGGCTCACTTGGACAAGGATTATCTGCGGCAAACGGAATGGCTTTGAGCGCAAAAATTTACAATAACGATTTCAGAGTCTATACAATCTTAGGAGATGGAGAATTGCAGGAAGGTCAAGTTTGGGAAGCGGTTATGACTGCTGCACATTATAAGCTTGACAATTTAGTTGCGATAGTTGACTATAACAATTTGCAGATTGACGGAAAAGTTTCGGATGTAATGGATGTCGCTCCAGTTGGGGAAAAGTTTAAGGCTTTCAAATGGAATGTAATTGAGATTGACGGACACAATTATGAAGAAATCATAAATGCTCTTGACACAGCAAGAACAGTAAAAGGAAAACCAACAGTTATTGTTGCGAATACTGTAAAAGGAAAAGGGGTTTCATTCATGGAGAACAATGCTGGATTCCATGGAGCTGCTCCAAATGATGAAGAATACAGTAAGGCAATGGAAGAGTTGAGTTAA
- a CDS encoding MFS transporter, protein MSSRLTKKSYIIYGLGVSYFMIDQIYNQWLSYYYLPPETEKNLVPLLKPQYLVLAFIFARIIDAVSDPVVGFLSDNSKSRFGRRSIFMLVGGLPLGILTVMYFYPIKSSQMATLIYLSVVGGLYFTAYTLVAAPYNALIPDLASNKEERLNLSTMQSTFRLIFTGIAMVLPGILISKLGVVNGVLNTEVGIRKTVILITILSVLGIYACIFFLKEKQLTQNRPKTESLGFMKSISHLKDKEIILYFLGYFFFFCGFNILRGDLTYYLSAVMQKDIKYLTVISVVLFGMAGLFFPITNKFGKKYSYKKILILDMLLLIIGTFGLLFINKNNSIFAYLLFVICGTGLSGAAFIFPQAMLSEISAKLSETKKVSLEGFMFGIQGMFLKLAFLVQQVVQSTLLVVGNQNVQNGVKGATEIGVKVTLVVALVLFGVSLFFYNLKKED, encoded by the coding sequence ATGAGTTCAAGATTAACGAAAAAAAGTTACATAATTTACGGGCTTGGGGTTTCATATTTTATGATTGACCAGATTTATAATCAATGGCTGTCGTATTACTATTTACCGCCTGAAACGGAGAAAAATTTAGTTCCGCTGTTAAAGCCGCAATATTTAGTTCTAGCATTTATTTTTGCGAGGATTATTGATGCAGTATCAGATCCCGTTGTGGGATTTTTATCTGATAACTCAAAATCACGGTTTGGAAGAAGATCAATATTTATGCTAGTTGGAGGATTACCGCTTGGGATTCTTACGGTTATGTATTTTTATCCAATTAAAAGTTCGCAGATGGCAACGCTTATTTATTTATCAGTTGTTGGGGGACTGTATTTTACCGCATATACTTTAGTTGCAGCACCGTATAATGCTCTAATTCCAGATTTGGCTTCAAATAAGGAAGAAAGGCTTAACCTTTCTACAATGCAGTCGACTTTTAGACTTATATTTACTGGGATTGCGATGGTTCTTCCAGGTATTTTGATTTCAAAATTGGGAGTAGTAAATGGAGTGCTGAATACAGAAGTTGGGATACGTAAAACAGTAATTTTGATTACAATATTGTCAGTTTTGGGGATTTATGCGTGTATATTTTTCCTAAAGGAGAAGCAGCTTACACAAAACCGTCCTAAGACTGAATCACTAGGGTTTATGAAATCAATTTCGCATTTGAAGGATAAGGAAATTATTTTGTACTTTTTAGGATATTTCTTTTTCTTTTGCGGATTTAACATACTTCGTGGAGATTTGACATATTATTTGAGCGCTGTAATGCAAAAGGATATTAAATATTTGACTGTAATATCAGTTGTGCTGTTTGGAATGGCGGGGTTGTTTTTTCCGATTACAAACAAGTTTGGGAAAAAATATTCGTATAAGAAAATATTGATTCTGGATATGCTGCTTTTGATAATCGGTACTTTTGGTCTATTGTTTATTAATAAAAATAATTCAATTTTTGCATATTTACTTTTTGTAATTTGTGGAACAGGATTAAGTGGTGCGGCGTTTATTTTCCCGCAGGCAATGCTTAGTGAAATTTCTGCAAAACTGTCAGAAACAAAAAAAGTAAGTTTGGAAGGCTTTATGTTTGGAATACAGGGAATGTTTTTAAAATTGGCATTTCTAGTGCAGCAAGTTGTTCAGTCAACTTTACTTGTTGTGGGAAATCAGAATGTTCAGAATGGCGTGAAAGGTGCAACTGAAATCGGAGTAAAAGTGACACTTGTCGTGGCGTTAGTGCTGTTTGGTGTTTCGCTGTTTTTCTATAATTTGAAAAAAGAGGATTAA
- a CDS encoding alpha/beta hydrolase, translating into MGLLITINVLFMIFFFVIAYMSIRYFINQIEKYPRITFEEVYNSKKLRQKYNIENNKANPYDYGYNFKEVEYKSGKIQLYGWIIENKEATKTMIISHGRGVNRLSSLQYLGMFKDIGLDNEYSFFIPDLRNSGKSDVAKTKMGYCFGQDIFHTMEMLNEKFGKNNFTLYGFSQGGIGSAIASKMYIKTLRKKGIVIDKLILDSSISNIRKRIKEDAKKRRVPKFIVSVIVRIFNLRVGSHLDKLRLSYLLKRIPTLIIQSKNDKATTYGMLMEEYNELAQNENIKLKVFEKGSHTRIYADPECKDEYAEAVKEFLTN; encoded by the coding sequence ATGGGATTGTTAATAACAATTAATGTGCTGTTTATGATATTTTTCTTTGTGATAGCGTATATGTCAATACGGTATTTCATTAATCAGATTGAGAAGTATCCGAGAATTACATTTGAAGAGGTGTATAATAGTAAAAAATTGAGACAGAAGTATAATATTGAGAATAATAAGGCAAATCCTTATGATTATGGGTATAATTTTAAGGAAGTTGAGTATAAGTCAGGAAAAATTCAGCTTTATGGATGGATTATTGAGAACAAGGAAGCTACAAAAACTATGATTATCTCGCATGGACGTGGTGTGAATAGATTATCGTCGTTGCAATATCTGGGAATGTTTAAGGATATTGGTCTTGATAATGAGTATAGTTTTTTTATTCCAGATTTGAGAAATTCTGGAAAGTCTGATGTAGCTAAAACTAAGATGGGATACTGCTTTGGACAGGATATTTTTCATACAATGGAAATGCTTAATGAAAAATTTGGGAAAAATAATTTTACGCTATATGGATTTTCACAAGGGGGAATAGGTTCCGCCATTGCGTCTAAAATGTATATAAAAACGCTTCGGAAAAAAGGAATAGTTATTGATAAGCTTATATTAGACAGTTCGATTTCCAATATAAGAAAGAGAATTAAGGAAGATGCAAAAAAACGTCGTGTTCCAAAATTTATTGTAAGTGTTATTGTAAGAATTTTTAATTTAAGAGTTGGAAGCCATCTTGATAAGCTTAGATTATCGTATTTGCTAAAAAGAATACCTACTTTGATAATTCAGTCTAAAAATGACAAGGCTACAACTTATGGAATGCTTATGGAAGAGTATAACGAACTTGCACAGAATGAAAATATCAAGCTAAAAGTTTTTGAAAAAGGTTCACACACAAGAATTTATGCTGATCCTGAATGTAAAGATGAATATGCTGAGGCAGTAAAAGAGTTTTTAACAAATTAA